One window of Cryobacterium arcticum genomic DNA carries:
- a CDS encoding VOC family protein — protein sequence MLSQLEPSAVLPARDIKRARTFYTEKLGLQPAEEREGELRFRALSGASVLVYETENAGTAKNTALLWTTDDLAGEVARLRDAGVVFEEYDLPGLKTENGIATTDQERAAWFKDSEGNILCVAEERVAAEL from the coding sequence ATGTTGAGTCAACTGGAACCGTCCGCCGTGCTCCCGGCGCGGGACATCAAGCGCGCACGGACGTTCTACACCGAGAAACTGGGACTGCAGCCGGCCGAGGAGCGCGAAGGCGAGCTGAGGTTCCGCGCCCTGTCCGGCGCGTCGGTGCTGGTCTACGAGACCGAGAACGCCGGCACGGCCAAGAACACGGCCCTGCTCTGGACGACGGACGACCTGGCCGGCGAGGTGGCGCGCCTGCGCGACGCCGGTGTGGTGTTCGAGGAGTACGACCTGCCCGGTCTGAAGACCGAGAACGGGATCGCGACGACCGATCAGGAACGTGCAGCGTGGTTCAAGGACTCGGAGGGCAACATCCTCTGTGTCGCTGAGGAACGTGTCGCGGCGGAACTCTGA
- a CDS encoding hemolysin family protein, producing MSDWAGLGWLVVLLIGNAFFVGAEFAVISARRSQIEPLAEAGKRSAKTALWAMEHATLMLATSQLGITVCSLLILNVSEPAIHHLLEIPLNLTGLPEEAIGTIAFVIALFIVSYLHVVFGEMVPKNLSFSVPDQAVLILAPPLVFFGRLVKPVIVALNSTANGVLRLFGVAPKHEATSTYTLDEVATIVTQSTREGVLTDDSGALTAAFEFTTRKARDIAVPLDQLVSLPESATPADVEKAVTRHGFSRYVLDGANGEPSGYIHLKDVLGLNVDPVESGRNGYTDPIPAKLIRQLVSIFEDTDLEDALATMRRSGAHLARTFTATGDATGVLFLEDIIEELVGEVQDATRRL from the coding sequence ATGAGCGACTGGGCCGGACTCGGCTGGCTGGTCGTGCTCCTGATCGGCAACGCCTTCTTCGTCGGCGCGGAGTTCGCCGTGATCTCGGCACGCCGCTCGCAGATCGAACCCCTCGCGGAGGCCGGCAAGCGCAGCGCCAAGACCGCGTTGTGGGCCATGGAACACGCCACCCTCATGCTGGCGACCTCGCAGCTGGGTATCACGGTGTGTTCGCTGCTGATCCTGAACGTGTCGGAGCCGGCCATCCACCACCTGCTCGAGATCCCGCTGAACCTCACCGGGCTGCCCGAAGAGGCCATCGGCACCATCGCGTTCGTCATCGCGCTGTTCATCGTGTCTTACCTGCACGTGGTGTTCGGCGAGATGGTCCCCAAGAACCTGTCCTTCTCGGTCCCCGACCAGGCCGTGCTGATCCTGGCCCCGCCTCTGGTCTTCTTCGGTCGTCTGGTCAAACCCGTCATCGTGGCGCTGAACTCCACCGCCAACGGGGTGCTGCGGCTGTTCGGGGTGGCGCCCAAGCATGAGGCCACGAGCACCTACACGCTCGATGAGGTCGCCACGATCGTCACGCAGTCCACCCGCGAGGGCGTGCTCACCGACGACTCCGGCGCGTTGACCGCGGCGTTCGAGTTCACCACCCGCAAGGCCAGGGACATCGCGGTGCCGCTGGACCAGCTGGTCAGCCTGCCGGAGTCCGCGACGCCCGCCGACGTGGAGAAAGCCGTCACCCGGCACGGCTTCTCCCGGTACGTGCTCGACGGTGCGAACGGGGAGCCGTCCGGCTACATCCACCTCAAGGACGTGCTGGGGCTGAACGTCGATCCCGTCGAGAGCGGGCGCAACGGGTACACCGACCCCATCCCGGCCAAGCTCATCCGCCAGTTGGTGTCGATCTTCGAAGACACCGACCTCGAGGACGCCCTAGCGACCATGCGCCGCTCCGGCGCCCACCTGGCCCGCACGTTCACCGCCACGGGCGACGCCACCGGGGTCCTGTTCCTCGAGGACATCATCGAGGAACTGGTCGGCGAGGTCCAGGACGCCACCAGGCGGCTCTAG
- a CDS encoding hemolysin family protein: MEPPVYEWIMLGIGLILTLGTGLFVASEFALVNLDRSDLEARQARGETRLAMTIAALKITSTHLSSAQLGITLTTLLTGYALEPAISSLLAGPLGAVGIPTAVIPVVGSTVAIVLATLISMIVGELVPKNFALALPIQTAKFVIPFQTVFTTVFRPAVTVLNGSANGLLRAVGIEPKEEISGARTAEELSSLVRRSASAGLLEEDTATLLHRTLLFSGHTASDVMTPRPRLASIPRTASAQAVIDLTRQTGYSRFPVIDEGVDDVVGLVHVKQAVAVPRFRRADVPVSALQSEALRVPETMKLDGLLAELRGRGFQMAVVVDEYGGTAGVVTLEDLVEELVGEVADEHDRTRAGIVRSPGSLTFPGMLRPDELAERAGLAVPDDGPYETVAGFVMSELGRLPVVGDIVRIPTGELRVERLDGRRIDRLRYTPDPVEPPTGTTGSIRIIQKDDVTTHSERNGVSGR; this comes from the coding sequence ATGGAGCCGCCCGTGTATGAGTGGATCATGCTCGGGATCGGCCTGATCCTGACCCTCGGCACGGGCTTGTTCGTGGCCAGCGAATTCGCGCTGGTCAATCTCGACCGGTCTGACCTCGAAGCGCGGCAGGCCCGCGGGGAGACCCGTCTGGCGATGACCATCGCCGCACTCAAGATCACCTCGACGCACCTCTCCAGCGCCCAGCTCGGCATCACCCTGACCACCCTGCTCACCGGCTACGCGCTCGAACCGGCGATCAGTAGCCTCCTGGCCGGTCCGCTGGGCGCGGTCGGGATCCCCACGGCCGTCATCCCCGTGGTGGGATCGACCGTCGCGATCGTGCTGGCCACCCTGATCTCGATGATCGTCGGCGAACTCGTGCCGAAGAACTTCGCCCTGGCGCTGCCGATCCAGACCGCCAAGTTCGTGATCCCGTTCCAGACGGTGTTCACCACGGTCTTCCGGCCCGCCGTGACCGTGCTCAACGGCAGCGCCAACGGGCTGCTCCGGGCCGTGGGCATCGAGCCCAAGGAGGAGATCTCCGGCGCCCGCACCGCCGAGGAACTCTCGTCGCTCGTGCGCCGCTCCGCCAGCGCGGGTCTGCTCGAGGAGGACACCGCGACGCTGCTGCACCGCACCCTGCTGTTCTCCGGCCACACCGCCTCCGACGTCATGACGCCGCGCCCGCGGCTGGCCAGCATCCCCCGCACCGCCAGCGCCCAGGCCGTCATCGATCTCACCCGGCAGACCGGCTACTCCAGGTTCCCCGTGATCGATGAGGGCGTCGACGACGTGGTGGGCTTGGTGCACGTCAAGCAGGCCGTGGCCGTTCCGCGGTTCCGCCGGGCGGATGTGCCGGTGTCGGCCCTGCAGTCCGAGGCCCTCCGGGTGCCGGAGACGATGAAACTCGACGGGCTGCTCGCCGAGCTCCGCGGCCGCGGCTTCCAGATGGCCGTCGTGGTCGACGAGTACGGCGGAACCGCCGGGGTCGTCACCCTCGAGGACCTGGTCGAGGAACTCGTCGGCGAGGTCGCCGACGAGCACGACCGCACCCGGGCCGGCATCGTGCGCTCGCCCGGCTCACTCACCTTTCCCGGCATGCTGCGGCCCGACGAGCTCGCTGAGCGCGCCGGCCTCGCGGTACCGGATGACGGCCCCTACGAGACCGTCGCCGGTTTCGTGATGAGCGAGCTCGGCCGGCTGCCCGTGGTGGGCGACATCGTGCGCATCCCCACCGGCGAACTGCGTGTGGAGCGGCTCGACGGCCGCCGCATCGACCGGTTGCGGTACACGCCGGACCCCGTCGAACCCCCGACCGGAACGACCGGCTCGATCCGAATCATCCAGAAAGACGACGTGACCACTCACTCTGAGCGCAATGGGGTGAGCGGCCGATGA
- a CDS encoding Cof-type HAD-IIB family hydrolase has protein sequence MTSPLPADIRLIASDMDGTLLDADGRVPDRFWPLLDRLQAAGIVFVPASGRQYQTLHAVFGSRAGLVYIAENGTNIVQDGVSIAREPVIGSIIAPVVDWVRRAAADGADMGIVLCGARSAYVERADEGFLRHVRPYYAALEVVDDVRAAAADDDVLKLAVFGLGQAETRIAPAVRALGLPADVVISGDNWVDIMRPGVNKGTALTRLQQSLGIHREQTMAFGDFLNDAEMLEAAGASYAVANAHPSIRALARYQAPSNVDEGVITSILDALPELPEPAPALA, from the coding sequence ATGACCTCTCCCCTGCCGGCCGACATCCGTTTGATCGCCTCGGACATGGACGGGACCCTGCTCGATGCCGACGGGCGCGTGCCCGACCGGTTCTGGCCGCTGCTCGATCGCCTGCAGGCGGCCGGCATCGTCTTCGTCCCGGCCAGCGGACGGCAGTACCAGACCCTGCACGCCGTGTTCGGCAGCCGGGCCGGGCTCGTCTACATCGCGGAGAACGGCACGAACATCGTGCAGGACGGCGTCTCCATCGCCCGGGAACCGGTCATCGGGTCGATCATCGCGCCCGTGGTGGACTGGGTGCGCCGCGCCGCCGCGGACGGAGCCGATATGGGTATCGTGCTGTGCGGCGCCAGATCGGCCTACGTCGAGCGCGCCGACGAGGGCTTCCTCCGGCACGTGCGCCCGTACTACGCCGCCCTCGAGGTCGTGGACGATGTGCGGGCGGCCGCGGCGGATGATGACGTGCTCAAGCTTGCCGTCTTCGGGCTCGGCCAGGCGGAGACCCGGATCGCCCCCGCCGTCCGGGCGCTCGGCCTACCCGCGGACGTGGTCATCTCCGGCGACAACTGGGTCGACATCATGCGCCCTGGCGTCAACAAGGGCACGGCGCTCACCCGGCTGCAGCAGAGCCTCGGCATCCACCGGGAGCAGACCATGGCGTTCGGGGATTTCCTCAACGACGCCGAGATGCTCGAAGCCGCCGGAGCGTCCTACGCCGTCGCCAACGCGCACCCCAGCATCCGGGCCCTGGCCAGGTACCAGGCCCCGTCGAACGTCGATGAGGGCGTTATCACGAGCATCCTCGATGCCCTGCCGGAGCTGCCTGAGCCGGCACCGGCCCTCGCCTAG
- a CDS encoding GuaB1 family IMP dehydrogenase-related protein, producing MQFYGAVPRHDLTYSDVFLVPSQSAINSRLDVSLAPGDGTAATIPIVSANMNSVTGPRLAAALARRGGLGVLPQDMHLQDLDAAIRWVKSQPVQFDTPFVFAPDATVADALRQVPPVEGQGLVIHDAQENYLGCIDASRLATALPDARLGDLLHGRLASLDAEDIDTARSAFDVMTAADLDFAPVLRRGKLVGTLSRKSALRSTLYQPAVDASGRLLVAAAVGINGDVAAKARALAAAGVDVLVLDTAHGHQDGMIRALKTVSALKLGIPIVAGNVVTADAVEHLVGAGANIIKVGVGPGAMCTTRMMTAVGRPQFSAVIETAEAAAGLGAHVWADGGVRYPRDVALALAAGAASVMIGSWFAGTIEAPGTLDTDASGALYKESWGMASTKAVRERFDRLDAYELARKTLFAEGISSSKIYLDPLRPSLEDLLDMITSGVRSSFTYAGAASVAEFHDRARVGIQSAAGYEEGKALVVSW from the coding sequence ATGCAGTTCTATGGAGCGGTTCCCCGCCACGACTTGACCTATTCGGACGTCTTCCTGGTTCCCAGCCAGTCGGCCATCAACAGCCGCCTCGACGTGTCGCTCGCCCCCGGTGACGGCACCGCTGCGACGATTCCCATCGTCTCGGCCAACATGAACTCGGTCACCGGCCCCCGCCTTGCTGCGGCTTTGGCCCGGCGCGGCGGCCTCGGCGTGTTGCCGCAGGACATGCACCTGCAGGACCTGGATGCGGCCATCCGCTGGGTGAAGTCGCAGCCGGTGCAGTTCGACACCCCGTTCGTCTTCGCGCCCGACGCCACCGTGGCCGACGCGTTGCGCCAGGTTCCGCCGGTCGAGGGCCAGGGTCTGGTCATCCACGACGCGCAGGAGAACTACCTGGGTTGCATCGACGCGTCCCGGCTCGCGACGGCGCTGCCGGATGCCCGCCTGGGCGATCTGCTGCACGGTCGGCTGGCCTCCCTGGACGCCGAGGACATCGACACCGCCCGCAGCGCCTTCGACGTGATGACCGCCGCGGACCTCGACTTCGCCCCGGTGCTCCGGCGCGGCAAGCTGGTCGGCACGCTCAGCCGTAAGAGCGCCCTGCGCTCCACGCTGTACCAGCCCGCGGTGGACGCCTCGGGCCGGCTGCTCGTGGCGGCCGCCGTTGGCATCAACGGCGACGTCGCCGCCAAAGCGCGGGCCCTGGCCGCCGCGGGGGTGGACGTTCTGGTGCTGGACACCGCGCACGGACACCAGGACGGCATGATCCGGGCGCTGAAGACCGTCTCGGCGCTGAAGCTGGGCATCCCCATCGTGGCCGGCAACGTGGTCACCGCCGACGCCGTCGAGCACCTCGTGGGCGCCGGCGCGAACATCATCAAGGTGGGCGTGGGCCCCGGCGCCATGTGCACCACCCGCATGATGACGGCCGTCGGTCGCCCGCAGTTCTCCGCCGTGATCGAGACGGCCGAGGCCGCCGCCGGTCTCGGCGCGCACGTCTGGGCGGATGGCGGGGTGCGCTACCCGCGCGACGTCGCGCTGGCCCTGGCCGCCGGCGCCGCCTCCGTGATGATCGGCTCCTGGTTCGCCGGCACCATCGAGGCGCCGGGCACTCTGGACACCGACGCCTCCGGCGCCCTGTACAAGGAGAGCTGGGGGATGGCGTCGACGAAGGCGGTGCGGGAACGCTTCGACCGGCTCGACGCGTACGAGCTGGCCCGCAAGACCCTCTTCGCCGAGGGCATCTCGTCGTCGAAGATCTACCTCGACCCGCTGCGCCCCTCGCTCGAAGACCTGCTCGACATGATCACCTCCGGGGTGCGCAGTTCGTTCACGTACGCGGGGGCGGCCAGCGTGGCCGAATTCCACGACCGGGCCCGGGTCGGCATCCAGTCCGCGGCCGGCTACGAAGAGGGCAAGGCACTGGTGGTTTCCTGGTAG
- a CDS encoding multifunctional oxoglutarate decarboxylase/oxoglutarate dehydrogenase thiamine pyrophosphate-binding subunit/dihydrolipoyllysine-residue succinyltransferase subunit, whose protein sequence is MSNQLTGGGSEETASAEFGANEWLVDEFYERYLIDKNSVDRSWWPILDSYHQTATGQASADAPPASDGAASPAAPAAAETPPLAEEPATPTAEAHPVTAPIPVVGGPLTARTTSIAPKPEPVPADAPITSPQPVVSAATPTPPQDVVTPLRGMAKSLAANMATSLTVPTATSVRTIPAKLLIDNRIVINNHMKRARGGKVSFTHLIGWALIRALKMFPSQNVYYDELDGKPSVIAPAHVGLGIAIDLPKPDGTRSLMVPAIKRADTMTFGEYLTSYEDLVGRARKGKLTADDFSGATVSLTNPGGIGTVHSVPRLMKGQGCIIGAGALDYPAEFMGASVKTLTSLAISKTITLTSTYDHRVIQGAGSGEFLKIVHELLIGQHNFYEDIFAAIRIPYDPIHWAPDISVDLASAVDKTARVQELINAYRVRGHLMADIDPLEYKQRTHPDLDIASHGLTFWDLDREFITGGFGTKRTMLLRDILGVLRDSYCRTTGIEYMHIQDPAQRKWVQEKMEKTYVKPTHDEQMRILGKLNEAEAFETFLQTKYVGQKRFSLEGGESTIALLDQILQGSADAGLDEVCIGMAHRGRLNVLTNIAGKTYGQIFREFEGTQDPRSVQGSGDVKYHLGTEGTFTGGNGEEVAVYLAANPSHLEAVDGVLEGIVRAKQDRKPIGTFSTLPVLVHGDAAMAGQGVVLETLQMSQLRGYRTGGTIHVVVNNQVGFTTPPGEGRTSVYSTDVAKTIQAPIFHVNGDDPEAVVRVAELAFAYRQEFKRDVVIDLVCYRRRGHNEGDDPSMTQPLMYNLIEAKRSVRKLYTEALVGRGDITQAEFEAAHADFQDRLERAFMETHAAQTASIPIITSDAAAAHRELSNAAAQEDAVGEPLTTGVPESVVHLIGDTFNNKPAGFTVHSKLQQLLQKRLDMSRNGNIDWSFGELLALGSVLLEGTPVRFAGQDARRGTFVQRHAVLHDRVNGQEWLPLANLSENQARFWIYDSLLSEYAAMGFEYGYSVERADALVLWEAQFGDFANGAQTIIDEFISSAEQKWGQRSSVVLLLPHGYEGQGPDHSSARIERYLQMCAENNMTVARPSTPASYFHLLRRQAYMRPRRPLIVFTPKSMLRLRGATSPVADFTSGKFEPVIDDARIQDKSAVKRVLFMAGKLYYDLLADLEKNPNPEIALVRMEQFYPLPGAELKQVADQYPNAELAWVQDEPENQGAWPFFYLQTSSSGKDKLGRQVRLFSRAASASPAAGSAKRHAAEQAELIKNALTL, encoded by the coding sequence GTGTCGAACCAGTTGACCGGCGGTGGGTCCGAAGAAACGGCCTCTGCTGAATTCGGAGCCAACGAATGGCTCGTAGACGAATTTTACGAACGATACCTCATCGACAAGAACTCGGTGGATCGGTCCTGGTGGCCGATCCTGGACAGTTATCACCAGACGGCCACGGGGCAGGCGAGCGCCGACGCCCCACCGGCGTCGGACGGAGCGGCCTCCCCCGCCGCTCCCGCCGCGGCCGAAACGCCGCCGCTGGCCGAAGAACCGGCCACGCCCACCGCTGAGGCGCACCCGGTGACGGCACCGATCCCCGTGGTCGGCGGCCCGCTCACGGCGCGCACCACCTCGATCGCGCCCAAGCCGGAGCCGGTTCCTGCCGACGCCCCGATCACCAGCCCGCAGCCCGTGGTCTCGGCCGCCACGCCCACGCCGCCGCAGGATGTCGTCACGCCGCTTCGCGGCATGGCCAAGAGCCTCGCGGCCAACATGGCCACCAGCCTCACCGTGCCCACCGCCACGAGCGTGCGCACCATCCCGGCGAAGCTGCTCATCGACAACCGCATCGTGATCAACAACCACATGAAGCGGGCCCGCGGCGGCAAGGTCTCCTTCACCCACCTCATCGGCTGGGCGCTCATCCGGGCGCTCAAGATGTTCCCGAGCCAGAACGTCTACTACGACGAACTGGACGGCAAGCCCTCCGTCATCGCTCCGGCGCACGTGGGCCTGGGCATCGCGATCGACCTGCCCAAGCCCGACGGCACCCGCTCGCTCATGGTCCCGGCCATCAAGCGCGCCGACACCATGACCTTCGGTGAGTACCTCACCTCCTACGAGGACCTCGTCGGCCGCGCCCGCAAGGGCAAGCTCACCGCCGACGACTTCTCCGGCGCCACGGTCTCGCTGACCAACCCCGGCGGCATCGGCACCGTGCACTCGGTGCCCCGGCTGATGAAGGGCCAGGGCTGCATCATCGGCGCCGGCGCCCTCGACTACCCGGCCGAGTTCATGGGCGCGAGCGTCAAGACGCTCACCAGCCTGGCCATCTCCAAGACCATCACGCTCACCAGCACCTACGACCACCGGGTCATCCAGGGCGCCGGCTCCGGCGAGTTCCTCAAGATCGTGCACGAGCTGCTCATCGGCCAGCACAACTTCTACGAGGACATCTTCGCGGCCATCCGCATCCCGTACGACCCGATCCACTGGGCGCCGGACATCAGCGTCGACCTGGCCAGCGCCGTCGACAAGACCGCCCGGGTGCAGGAACTGATCAACGCCTACCGCGTGCGCGGCCACCTGATGGCCGACATCGACCCGCTCGAGTACAAGCAGCGCACCCACCCCGACCTGGACATCGCCAGCCACGGCCTGACCTTCTGGGACCTGGACCGCGAGTTCATCACGGGCGGCTTCGGCACCAAGCGCACCATGCTGCTGCGCGACATCCTCGGCGTCCTCCGCGACTCCTACTGCCGCACCACGGGCATCGAGTACATGCACATCCAGGATCCGGCCCAGCGCAAGTGGGTGCAGGAGAAGATGGAGAAGACGTACGTCAAGCCCACGCACGACGAGCAGATGCGCATCCTCGGCAAGCTCAACGAAGCCGAGGCGTTCGAGACCTTCCTGCAGACCAAGTACGTCGGCCAGAAGCGCTTCAGCCTCGAGGGCGGCGAGTCCACCATCGCCCTGCTCGACCAGATCCTGCAGGGTTCGGCGGATGCCGGCCTCGACGAGGTCTGCATCGGTATGGCCCACCGTGGCCGCCTGAACGTGCTCACCAACATCGCCGGCAAGACCTACGGACAGATCTTCCGTGAGTTCGAGGGCACCCAGGACCCCCGCAGCGTGCAGGGATCCGGCGACGTGAAGTACCACCTCGGCACCGAGGGCACCTTCACCGGCGGAAACGGCGAGGAGGTGGCCGTGTACCTGGCCGCCAACCCGTCGCACCTGGAGGCCGTCGACGGTGTCCTCGAGGGCATCGTGCGCGCCAAGCAGGACCGCAAGCCGATCGGCACGTTCTCCACCCTCCCGGTGCTCGTGCACGGTGACGCCGCCATGGCCGGCCAGGGCGTGGTGCTGGAGACCCTGCAGATGTCCCAGCTGCGCGGCTACCGCACCGGCGGCACCATCCACGTGGTGGTCAACAACCAGGTCGGTTTCACGACGCCTCCCGGCGAGGGCCGCACCTCGGTGTACTCCACCGACGTGGCCAAGACCATCCAGGCACCCATCTTCCATGTGAACGGTGATGACCCCGAAGCCGTCGTGCGGGTGGCCGAGCTGGCGTTCGCCTACCGGCAGGAATTCAAGCGCGACGTCGTGATCGACCTCGTCTGCTACCGCCGACGCGGCCACAACGAGGGCGACGACCCGTCGATGACCCAGCCGCTGATGTACAACCTCATCGAGGCCAAGCGCAGCGTGCGGAAGCTCTACACCGAGGCGCTGGTCGGCCGTGGTGACATCACCCAGGCGGAGTTCGAAGCGGCCCACGCCGACTTCCAGGACCGCCTCGAGCGGGCCTTCATGGAGACCCACGCGGCGCAGACCGCGTCGATCCCGATCATCACGAGCGACGCCGCCGCCGCTCACCGGGAACTCTCCAACGCGGCCGCGCAGGAGGACGCCGTCGGCGAACCTCTCACCACCGGGGTGCCGGAGAGCGTCGTGCACCTGATCGGCGACACCTTCAACAACAAGCCCGCCGGCTTCACCGTGCACTCCAAGCTGCAGCAGCTGCTGCAGAAGCGCCTGGACATGAGCCGCAACGGCAACATCGACTGGAGCTTCGGCGAACTGCTGGCGCTCGGCTCGGTGCTGCTGGAGGGCACCCCGGTGCGCTTCGCGGGCCAGGACGCCCGCCGCGGCACCTTCGTGCAACGGCACGCCGTGCTGCACGACCGGGTCAACGGCCAGGAATGGTTGCCGCTGGCGAACCTGAGCGAGAACCAGGCCCGGTTCTGGATCTACGACTCGCTGCTCAGCGAATACGCCGCCATGGGCTTCGAATACGGCTACTCGGTGGAACGTGCCGACGCCCTGGTGCTCTGGGAGGCCCAGTTCGGCGACTTCGCCAACGGCGCCCAGACCATCATCGACGAGTTCATCTCCTCGGCCGAGCAGAAGTGGGGCCAGCGTTCCAGCGTCGTGCTCCTGCTCCCGCACGGCTACGAGGGCCAGGGCCCGGACCACTCCTCGGCCCGCATCGAGCGGTACCTGCAGATGTGCGCGGAGAACAACATGACCGTCGCCCGTCCGTCCACGCCGGCGTCGTACTTCCACCTGTTGCGCCGTCAGGCGTACATGCGACCGCGCCGCCCGCTGATCGTCTTCACCCCGAAGTCGATGCTCCGTCTGCGTGGGGCCACCAGTCCCGTCGCCGACTTCACCAGCGGCAAGTTCGAACCGGTGATCGACGACGCCCGGATCCAGGACAAGTCCGCCGTCAAGCGGGTGCTGTTCATGGCCGGCAAGCTCTACTACGACCTGTTGGCCGACCTCGAGAAGAACCCGAACCCCGAGATCGCGCTCGTGCGCATGGAGCAGTTCTACCCGCTGCCGGGCGCCGAGCTCAAGCAGGTCGCCGACCAGTACCCCAACGCCGAACTGGCCTGGGTGCAGGACGAGCCGGAGAACCAGGGCGCCTGGCCGTTCTTCTACCTCCAGACCAGCAGCTCGGGCAAGGACAAGCTGGGTCGTCAGGTGCGCCTGTTCTCCCGTGCAGCGTCGGCGTCGCCGGCGGCCGGGTCCGCCAAGCGCCACGCCGCCGAGCAGGCCGAGCTGATCAAGAACGCCCTCACCCTCTAG
- a CDS encoding NADH:flavin oxidoreductase/NADH oxidase: MSDTSTAPAVSLFDPITLRGVEIRNRLWVAPMCQYSVHRLDGIPTDWHLVHLGSLAAGGAGLIVTEATAVSPEGRITDRDTGIWNEAQTTAWTRIVAYLHEQGATAGIQLAHAGRKASTFPAWGTAEHGSVPAEQGGWAAVAPSDIAFGGYATPTALDAAGIVAVVADFAAAARRALTAGFDVLELHAAHGYLLHQFLSPLSNERTDEFGGSLENRARLLLQVIAAVRAEVGESVPLLVRFSATDYATDGWTVEETAIVSGWAAAAGADFFDISSGGNVTGVQIPLAPGYQVPLAQFVKDNAAVPVNAVGLITTARQADEIVASGAADAVMLGREFLRDPHFALRAAHELGVQLDYWPGQYLRAAWPA, encoded by the coding sequence GTGTCCGATACCTCCACAGCTCCCGCCGTCTCGCTCTTCGACCCGATCACCCTGCGCGGTGTCGAGATCCGCAACCGGCTCTGGGTCGCTCCGATGTGCCAGTACTCCGTGCACCGCCTGGACGGCATCCCCACCGACTGGCACCTCGTGCACCTCGGGTCCCTCGCCGCGGGCGGCGCCGGCCTGATCGTGACCGAGGCGACCGCGGTCAGCCCAGAGGGCCGCATCACCGACCGGGACACCGGCATCTGGAACGAGGCCCAGACCACCGCCTGGACCCGTATCGTCGCCTATCTGCACGAGCAGGGCGCCACGGCGGGCATCCAGCTCGCCCACGCCGGCCGCAAGGCCTCCACCTTCCCTGCCTGGGGCACCGCCGAACACGGCAGCGTGCCCGCCGAACAGGGCGGCTGGGCGGCCGTGGCACCGTCCGACATCGCATTCGGCGGCTACGCCACCCCGACGGCGCTGGACGCAGCCGGCATCGTTGCCGTCGTCGCCGACTTCGCCGCGGCTGCCCGCCGGGCCCTGACCGCGGGCTTCGACGTGCTCGAACTACACGCGGCGCACGGCTACCTCCTGCATCAGTTCCTCTCCCCGCTCAGCAACGAGCGCACCGACGAGTTCGGCGGCTCCCTGGAGAACCGGGCCCGCCTGCTGCTGCAGGTGATTGCCGCGGTGCGCGCGGAGGTCGGCGAGAGCGTTCCCCTGCTCGTGCGGTTCTCCGCCACCGACTACGCCACCGACGGCTGGACCGTCGAGGAGACCGCGATCGTGTCGGGCTGGGCGGCTGCGGCGGGCGCCGACTTCTTCGACATCTCCTCCGGCGGCAACGTCACCGGGGTGCAGATCCCGCTCGCGCCGGGCTACCAGGTGCCGCTGGCGCAGTTCGTCAAGGACAACGCCGCGGTGCCGGTCAACGCCGTCGGCCTGATCACGACGGCCAGGCAGGCCGACGAGATCGTGGCCTCCGGCGCCGCCGACGCCGTGATGCTCGGCCGCGAATTCCTGCGGGACCCCCACTTCGCCCTGCGCGCCGCGCATGAGCTCGGCGTGCAGCTGGACTACTGGCCCGGCCAGTACCTGCGGGCCGCCTGGCCCGCCTGA